In Halomonas alkalicola, the following proteins share a genomic window:
- the dksA gene encoding RNA polymerase-binding protein DksA, whose protein sequence is MPVADKKAEAPKKFTPYEPAAGEEYMNEQQLEHFRQILLGWKQELMEEVDRTVRHLQEEANNYADPADRATQEEGFSLELRTRDRERKLLKKINETLDKIDEDDYGFCEACGVEIGIRRLEARPTATLCVDCKTLAELKEKQLGG, encoded by the coding sequence ATGCCAGTAGCCGACAAGAAAGCGGAAGCTCCCAAGAAGTTCACCCCCTACGAGCCGGCGGCGGGTGAAGAGTACATGAACGAGCAGCAGCTGGAGCACTTCCGCCAGATCCTGCTGGGCTGGAAGCAGGAGCTCATGGAAGAGGTGGACCGCACCGTGCGTCACCTGCAGGAAGAGGCGAACAACTACGCCGACCCGGCCGACCGCGCTACCCAGGAGGAGGGCTTCAGCCTGGAGCTGCGCACCCGGGATCGCGAGCGCAAGCTGCTCAAGAAGATCAACGAGACCCTCGACAAGATCGACGAGGATGACTACGGCTTCTGCGAGGCCTGCGGCGTCGAGATAGGCATCCGCCGCCTCGAGGCGCGCCCCACGGCCACCCTGTGCGTCGACTGCAAGACGCTGGCCGAGCTCAAGGAAAAGCAGCTGGGCGGCTGA
- a CDS encoding ATP-binding protein, protein MNASLAGMFALGTGFLLVLFLCALAVERGLIGTRITRHPLVYTLALGVYASAWAIYGSLELASTSGYGYLAYYLGVAGAFLLAPVLLVPIQRMTRTYQLASLSDLFAFRFRSRWVGTLITLISLLAVLPLLALQVQTMGDAIFLMTGAASPSLLALAFCAMIALFAMLFGARQGRVDGHHDSLLAVIALSSLVKVVAMLGLGAFSLFVVFDGPADLQTWLDGPGQAFQADVIQPDPAHWRTLLLLFFAAALLMPHIFHITFTETHSRHTLLQASWALPLFLLLMALPVPLILWAGQRLGAGDLLPSAYLAFGLSESLWIQSLAFIAGLAATSATMVLIALALAGMILNHVLLVAHPPEAQLNLYRWLLWLRRALVGAVVLGGWLFYRTVGVHHDLTTLALAAFVGMAQCLPGLLALLYWPGANRKGMVSGLVVGLLVWLLGLWGPLLTGLPALVVIPPGLEALAGEPEWYVITLVSLASNALVFILVSLPTPTSEGERAAAEACSVDAVIRPKRLPLDAANGEEFKACLARALGDEVARREVDRALDDLGLSPLDGRPYALRRLRDRLQANLSGLMGPSVAQDIVDRYLPYRQGSTGATEDIHYVESRLEAYRSRLTGLARELDGLRRYHRRTLTRLPVGLCAFGEDGELLMWNDALATLSGIDGASVIGARRDSLPAPWGELLGRILAESHSHLYKQPVTLEGGVRYLSLHKAELAGDDSEPGGMVVLVEDHSEMKWLEDELVHAARLASIGQLAAGVAHEIGNPITGISSLAQNLRYDTEDPEVLETAGQIQQLTDRVSRIVSSLVGFAHGGRHLGGQTFAPVSLAEVVDEAIHLIHLARSGDDVRFENHCPAEPHVQGDAQRLLQVMVNLLGNARDASGPGDRVVIEAAPEGAGLRVTVTDEGHGIDERMRDHLFEPFTTTKPPGQGTGLGLPLVYSIVAEHHGQIEIESPPPGGERGTRISLWLPLNPQEGETPR, encoded by the coding sequence ATGAACGCTAGCCTGGCCGGGATGTTCGCCCTGGGCACCGGCTTCCTGCTGGTGCTCTTCCTCTGCGCCCTGGCGGTGGAGCGCGGGCTGATCGGCACGCGGATCACCCGCCACCCGCTGGTCTACACCCTGGCACTCGGGGTCTACGCCAGCGCCTGGGCCATCTACGGCAGCCTGGAGCTCGCCTCCACCTCCGGCTACGGCTACCTGGCCTACTACCTGGGGGTGGCCGGGGCCTTCCTGCTCGCTCCGGTGCTGCTGGTGCCGATCCAGCGCATGACCCGCACCTACCAGCTCGCCTCGCTCTCCGACCTGTTCGCCTTCCGCTTTCGCTCGCGCTGGGTGGGCACCCTGATCACCCTGATCAGCCTGCTGGCGGTGCTGCCGCTGCTGGCCCTGCAGGTGCAGACCATGGGCGATGCCATCTTCCTGATGACCGGCGCCGCCTCGCCGTCGCTGCTGGCGCTGGCCTTCTGCGCCATGATCGCCCTGTTCGCCATGCTGTTCGGCGCCCGCCAGGGCCGCGTGGATGGCCACCATGACAGCCTGCTGGCGGTGATCGCCCTCTCCTCGCTGGTCAAGGTGGTCGCCATGCTGGGCCTCGGCGCCTTCTCGCTGTTCGTGGTCTTCGACGGCCCCGCCGACCTGCAGACCTGGCTCGACGGCCCCGGCCAGGCCTTCCAGGCCGACGTGATACAGCCCGACCCCGCCCACTGGCGCACCCTGCTGCTGCTCTTCTTCGCCGCGGCCCTGCTGATGCCGCACATCTTCCACATCACCTTCACCGAGACCCACTCCCGCCACACCCTGCTTCAGGCCAGCTGGGCGCTGCCGCTCTTCCTGCTGCTGATGGCGCTGCCGGTGCCGCTGATACTGTGGGCGGGCCAGCGCCTCGGCGCCGGCGATCTCCTGCCCTCCGCCTATCTGGCCTTCGGGCTGTCGGAGTCGCTGTGGATACAGTCGCTGGCCTTCATCGCGGGGCTTGCCGCCACCAGCGCCACCATGGTGCTGATCGCCCTGGCCCTGGCCGGCATGATCCTCAACCACGTGCTGCTGGTGGCCCACCCCCCCGAGGCCCAGCTGAACCTCTACCGCTGGCTGCTGTGGCTGCGCCGCGCCCTGGTGGGCGCCGTGGTGCTGGGCGGCTGGCTCTTCTATCGCACCGTGGGCGTGCATCACGACCTCACCACCCTGGCGCTGGCCGCCTTCGTCGGCATGGCCCAGTGCCTGCCTGGGCTGCTGGCCCTGCTCTACTGGCCCGGCGCCAACCGCAAGGGCATGGTCTCGGGGCTGGTGGTGGGCCTGCTGGTATGGCTGCTCGGCCTGTGGGGGCCGCTGCTCACCGGCCTGCCCGCGCTGGTGGTCATTCCTCCCGGCCTCGAGGCCCTGGCCGGAGAGCCGGAGTGGTACGTGATCACCCTGGTCTCCCTGGCCAGCAACGCCCTGGTCTTCATCCTCGTCTCCCTGCCCACCCCCACCTCCGAGGGTGAGCGGGCGGCGGCCGAGGCCTGCTCGGTGGACGCGGTGATCCGCCCCAAGCGCCTGCCGCTGGACGCCGCCAACGGCGAGGAGTTCAAGGCCTGCCTGGCCCGCGCCCTGGGCGACGAGGTCGCTCGCCGCGAGGTCGACCGAGCACTCGACGACCTGGGGCTCTCCCCCCTGGACGGCCGCCCCTACGCCCTGCGCCGGCTGCGCGACCGCCTGCAGGCCAACCTATCCGGCCTGATGGGCCCCTCGGTGGCCCAGGACATCGTCGACCGCTACCTGCCCTATCGCCAGGGCAGCACCGGCGCCACCGAGGACATCCACTATGTGGAGAGCCGCCTGGAGGCCTACCGCTCGCGACTCACCGGCCTTGCCAGGGAGCTCGACGGCCTGCGCCGCTACCACCGCCGCACCCTGACCCGCCTGCCGGTGGGGCTCTGCGCCTTCGGCGAGGACGGCGAGCTGCTGATGTGGAACGACGCCCTGGCCACCCTCAGCGGCATCGACGGCGCCAGCGTGATCGGCGCCCGCCGCGACAGCCTGCCGGCGCCCTGGGGCGAGCTGCTCGGCCGCATCCTGGCCGAGTCGCACAGCCACCTCTACAAGCAGCCGGTCACCCTCGAGGGCGGCGTCCGCTACCTCAGCCTGCACAAGGCCGAGCTCGCCGGCGACGACAGCGAGCCCGGCGGCATGGTGGTGCTGGTGGAGGACCACAGCGAGATGAAGTGGCTGGAGGACGAACTGGTCCACGCCGCTCGCCTCGCCTCCATCGGGCAGCTGGCCGCCGGGGTGGCCCACGAGATCGGCAACCCCATCACCGGCATCTCCTCGCTGGCCCAGAACCTGCGCTACGACACCGAGGACCCCGAGGTCCTCGAGACCGCCGGGCAGATCCAGCAGCTCACCGACCGCGTCTCGCGGATCGTCTCCTCGCTGGTGGGCTTCGCCCACGGGGGGCGCCACCTGGGCGGACAGACCTTTGCCCCGGTCTCCCTGGCCGAGGTCGTCGACGAGGCCATCCACTTGATCCACCTCGCCCGCTCGGGCGACGATGTCCGCTTCGAGAACCACTGCCCCGCCGAGCCCCACGTTCAGGGCGACGCCCAGCGGCTGCTGCAGGTGATGGTCAACCTGCTCGGCAACGCCCGCGATGCCAGCGGCCCCGGCGACCGGGTCGTCATCGAGGCGGCCCCCGAGGGGGCCGGGCTGAGGGTGACCGTGACCGACGAGGGCCACGGCATCGACGAACGGATGCGCGACCACCTCTTCGAGCCCTTCACCACCACCAAGCCGCCCGGCCAGGGCACGGGGCTGGGCCTGCCGCTGGTCTACAGCATCGTCGCCGAGCATCACGGCCAGATCGAGATCGAGTCCCCGCCGCCGGGGGGCGAGCGCGGCACCCGCATCAGCCTCTGGCTGCCGCTGAACCCACAGGAGGGTGAGACACCGCGATGA
- the gluQRS gene encoding tRNA glutamyl-Q(34) synthetase GluQRS, with protein sequence MSHYRGRFAPTPSGPLHFGSLVAALASFLDARRAGGEWWLRIEDIDPPRCPPGAADEIQRQLTAFGLHWDGPVLWQHDRDDAYQAALDRLVALGLAYPCSCSRKQWREHAVYPGWCREGVREPGRPVAWRLRSDLGLRPVVWQDRLFGEQRFDPAELGDVVLKRKDGLWAYQLAVVVDDAGQGISDVVRGFDLLDNTPWQRQLQHALGYPAPRYLHLPLIIGEGGQKLSKQNLAPALPTDDGAVRPLLHAALVALDQAPPAGLRGAPVAEQLAWAIAHWEVSRIRPEPHRTRDALRSD encoded by the coding sequence ATGAGCCACTACCGCGGCCGCTTCGCCCCGACCCCGTCGGGCCCGCTGCACTTCGGTTCGCTGGTGGCCGCCCTGGCCAGCTTCCTGGACGCCCGCCGCGCCGGCGGCGAGTGGTGGCTGCGCATCGAGGACATCGACCCGCCGCGCTGCCCGCCGGGTGCCGCCGACGAGATCCAGCGCCAGCTCACGGCCTTCGGCCTGCACTGGGACGGCCCGGTGCTCTGGCAGCACGACCGCGACGACGCCTACCAGGCGGCCCTCGACCGCCTGGTCGCACTCGGCCTGGCCTACCCCTGCAGCTGCTCGCGCAAGCAGTGGCGCGAGCATGCGGTCTACCCCGGCTGGTGCCGCGAGGGCGTGCGCGAGCCCGGCAGGCCAGTGGCCTGGCGGCTGCGCAGCGACCTGGGCCTGCGCCCGGTGGTCTGGCAGGACCGCCTCTTCGGCGAGCAGCGCTTCGATCCGGCCGAGCTCGGCGACGTGGTGCTCAAGCGCAAGGATGGCCTCTGGGCCTACCAGCTCGCCGTGGTGGTGGACGACGCCGGGCAGGGGATCAGCGACGTCGTGCGTGGCTTCGACCTGCTCGACAACACTCCCTGGCAGCGCCAGCTGCAGCACGCCCTGGGCTACCCCGCGCCGCGCTACCTGCACCTGCCGCTGATCATCGGCGAAGGGGGCCAGAAGCTCTCCAAGCAGAACCTGGCCCCGGCCCTGCCCACCGATGACGGCGCGGTGCGCCCCCTGCTGCATGCCGCCCTCGTGGCCCTGGACCAGGCCCCGCCCGCCGGGCTCCGCGGGGCGCCAGTGGCGGAGCAGCTCGCCTGGGCCATCGCCCACTGGGAGGTCTCCCGCATCCGCCCCGAGCCACACCGAACGCGCGATGCGCTCCGGTCCGACTGA